A region from the Engraulis encrasicolus isolate BLACKSEA-1 chromosome 18, IST_EnEncr_1.0, whole genome shotgun sequence genome encodes:
- the LOC134469014 gene encoding galectin-3-like, whose product MGQTINLTAMTPLTPDQTLEVSGIIPAKAKYITLGLGKNMNDLAFYMEVRFEKNELVFNTREDCNWGKEIVKANPFVEGGRFEVRVDYTEHNFVAIINGKETTIPNKKKIYKTEMVLLNCDLILQGFNVKPTH is encoded by the exons ATG GGTCAGACTATCAACTTGACCGCTATGACTCCTCTGACACCAGACCAAACCCTAGAGGTGTCAGGAATCATCCCTGCCAAAGCCAAGTA CATTACATTGGGACTGGGCAAAAACATGAACGATTTGGCATTCTACATGGAGGTGCGCTTCGAGAAGAATGAGCTGGTCTTTAACACCAGAGAGGATTGCAACTGGGGCAAAGAAATCGTGAAGGCCAACCCCTTTGTTGAGGGTGGCAGGTTTGAG GTCCGAGTGGACTACACTGAGCACAACTTCGTTGCCATAATTAATGGCAAAGAGACTACCATCCCAAACAAGAAGAAAATCTACAAGACAGAGATGGTGTTGTTAAATTGCGACCTTATCCTCCAGGGCTTCAATGTGAAACCTACCCATTAG